CTTAAATTTATACAAAcatcattttgttgtaatttAGTATATCTTGAATATTATTTCATCTAATTAGCtaacatattaaaaatataaaaccataaaataataaacattagCTAATATTATTTTACGTTGCTTTAGTTGCAAATAAGATTTTTTATATTGTGTTAGTTTTATATTACGTTGCTTAAAATTTGTATGAGTTTTTTTTAGTTGGTGGACTagtcatgtgttgctttaggttgcatgtggttgcattcataattcatttggATAGCTCACATTAGAAGTTGCAGCGGGTTGCACtgggactagccatgtgttgctttaggttgcatgtgatTGCATTCGTAATTTatttggataactcacattagaaGTTGCAaagggttgcacttggactagccatgtgttgctttaggttgcatgtggttgcattcttAATTCAtgtggataactcacattaggagttgcagtgagttgcaatgggttgcacttggactagccatgtgttgctttaggttacatgtggttgcattcgtaattcatttggataactcacattaagAGTTGCAGTGgtttgcacttggactagccatgtgttgcattaggttgcatgtggttgcattcgtaattcatttggataactcacACTAAGAGTTGCAGTGGGCTTCTATTTGAGTTTCATTGGcctttatttaattatatgaacaAATATTGACAAACAAACTTGCAAACAAACTTAAAACGAAGCATTAAAATTAACTCAGGCATTTCAACGAACAACGTGTGGTCACAACAAAATGAACAAACGAATATTACATACATATATCCATATATGTTATGTAATAATAtcattatgtatatatatgttcatATCAATTGGTTATTCTCTCAACTGAAAATGGAAATGGACCTATCAATTCGTTGTTGCTCAAACTTCAAATACTCACATAAACTAATGAGTCAAACCAACTTGGAAAGGTTCCATTTAAGAAATTATTTTCCATTATAAAAGTTTGAAGCTTCATCATTTCTTAGATTTTAGGTGGAACTAAACCAAAGAAAGAAAATTAAACATATTCAAGGAGGCAAAGAGCTTTCAGACTATTAAGCCTTAACAGGGTGGTAAAGAAAGAATCAATTGAAAATCTCTGTGACAAAGTTTGATTTGGAATAGCAAACCCATTTAAATCACTAACCTTAATTGACTTATCTATGATCTTTCCATACTAAAAAAATGGGTTAGAGACAAATATGAGCCTTGACTCGACTTTCTACTACAGAAGTGAAGCTCAACATCAACGTTGATGATGGAGGACCAAGTGATGTGTGTGGCGGCGATCTGGCTTCTCCAAAGTCAGGTGGTGGTGATGGTTGCTgtagagaaaataagagagagagttTGCGTGGGTGGCGGGGTTCTTGGGTCTCCAAAGTGTAGTGGCCATGGGTGGTTGCCGACGAGAAAGATGAGCTGGTTTTGGCAAGGAAAgtgaaagaagaagagaagtagAAAATGGGTTTGGTTTTGGCAAGGAGGctggaggaaggagaagtcgtataAATGGATTAAAAAATTAATGTTAacccaaaaattagaaaaaataaaatacaaaagtgggaaacaaaaaaaactaccgtaaaaatgtaaaaagaagttTAAATTACCGTATATACGGTAATTTCCcttaatatttttacttgtgttttcaataaatataattatagttTAATTTTGTTATAGTAATTTATGTTATAAATATTGtgtcaaatataatatttatttatttattttctactAAATTTAACATTATATTTGTATCATATGTTCTATCTTCTACTACTTAATAAtgactttaaaaaaaaacatctaTTATTTAATAATGGATTAATTAAGCAAAAATTGCATACAAAATGTTGATAGTTACTATTGTGCtctcatttttatattataaaaatacgAAATAATTACATTATTTTTATGAGGaagttacattttatatgagattttcaATAGAGTGcaaaaaaatgactttttttaaataaaaaaaagttaatctatggtttttttaagaattttcacttttatgggtttgttttctcatatttttgtataaaagtttgtttatgacatagttttactcttaatcaagttttattaatttggaatagtatgtttgtaatttgattattatttttttagctttttttttttatattaaatttttatttggttgttttgcattatttttttttgtaatatgaattgtgtttaaaattattttttatttattataagcatttttttccttttttttttagattgtatgtttcttttttcaaatctttggtaaggtaaccagttacttgattgatttttgacaattatgtaaaaaaaatcatagagctaGTTTAAATAACATGTACAAGgaggagtaactttctgccataagaggggtaacgagttaccataagaggggtggcgggttactcatattaaatatgaaaataaacatcaaatttgaagggaaaatatgaagaacacttcattaaaaaggaagaagaagtaactatgattttagtaatataggtaaccagttatcatatagaacccagaaatatacatacacgtcagaacgtgaaggtaaccagctACCCTTAGAAAAatacacaaagaatgtgaaggtaaccagttatccccagaaatatacacataaaGAACGGGAAGGTTACCAGTTACCACagatctgaagatagaaaaaaaattagatccaCCCCCTTTCCCTTTTCTCCCATAttctttatataattttttttctagatttgaatgttcccatcagggtaaccgggtacccattcatgttttcatatttttattagttttctttctaaattttggttttcctataagggttacactaaaaaaaaattgttgaacaaattgatttgaatttttttacatatagtggaaaaaactatgaaaaaaaattacaataataaataaaaaaatattcaaataattatgtaatgttaaaatatgtgtgaaaaaaatagaatgagaaaataataagtacaaaaagtgaagaaaaaaaaaacttaggaaagaaaactaaaaaatatgaaaaaaaataaaacaaaagaaatgatgaaggaaaaaaaacatatgaatgaataaaaatgaaaagaagaatgagaaaaataatggaaaaatggaaagataaaaaatatgaatgaaaaaatggaagaagaaacaaagaaagaaaaaaaaaagctcatatgtgtgaaaaaagaaaaaaatggaatgcgaaaataataaatttaaaaatagatggaaaaaatgaaaaaaatgaatgaaaactgaaaaaatattaacaaaaaaaaaaacaatacaaataaaagaaaaaaatagataaatgaataagaatgaaaagaagaagacaaagaagaatggaaaaatagaaagaaaaaaagagaatgttggaaaaaattggtagaaaaaaaaaagtaaagaaaaaatatataaaaaataaaattaccttaaaaataaaagaaaacataactatgaaaaaaaatgtgcaatttccatattttagttagccaGTAATTGTGTTtatatactttaattttttctttaataaattttttcatacaaattaagaaaaatataattatcatatttttgtatattaaTAGTACAAAAGTCATCTAATTGAAAAATTCCCTatttttatttgagtaaaatcatattttacttataaaatttataattatttggatCTAAAATTTGTACTCATCTAGTAAAGCCAACGAGTAATTTATTCATCAGCCATAGAGAAATTTAgaaattaataacatatatcatcCGAATACACATGCCATaaccctataaatatatatacacatttgggctctaaaaaataatttaatataacCATAACCAAAAATCCTCTATATAATCATGATAAAAATACTAAATACAGATACATAAATTTACCCTTGATGAAAAGTCCAAACATAGAATTACAagtgtaatttaaaataaaacaaaaaacgcAAATGATCAAAATTACATTGTAATTTAAAAGTAATTTATTTTACATTTGTTTTTATcactataataaaataaaatttacaaaatttagTCATAGGAATAATTACTTTGTGCATAAGTTCTTGAGATTATTGGTAAGGTACAATCTTGATTATTTATCCAAAGTGTACAATCATAATGTATAGACATGATCATAATATACAGTCTTGATAAATGATTATGatattatttaactaaaatataCAATCACAATGAATGATCAAGATAGTGAAATACAATCTAGATGAATCTACAAGATTATACcctattaataatataaaaatcatACCTACCTTAAGAGTATactataattttatatttatttttttcggGTTAATTTGAGAAAATGCAATTTTTTTTGTTATGctaaactatatatttttttaatatattgtaCAAAGAAAACATGATATGGGTTTTGTATGTCTTCTATGTCTTTTGGTGCCCCTGCCAGAATATGACAGTACAAATCGTCGTTGCAAATCTAAAAAACAACCAACATTTTGTGTCTTTTGATTCTAGCTGCGTTTTCAGCTCCACAACAACAAAACTTTTCATACATTCATTTCACCTGCCATTAATCTATCTATTTGGCCTTTTCTTGGAGTTAAAAATAAACGAGTTTGGATATGTGTGTGGGTCATAAACATTTTCTTCAACCATctttttttcttcaattatttgtactcttttttttttccctcAGAAAAGCCCCTACTTTAGCAGGTATGGTCAAATAGTATAAGGTGTGATGCTTTGCACCATAATAAACTACTCTCTGAGAGTGACTTGTACTACTACACTTAGACGACATTAAAGGCTtcaatgtttattttcatgttccCTATTATTCTGCATGCATCATAATTGGTACCCAAATATGTCCATGTCATTTTACCCAAaataaactgatatttatttttgggtTTTGTTTTGTGACCTAACTATCTATATACAGTAATTTTTTAAAGGAGAGGGAGGAAAACATAAAATTGAAATACTTGCTTTTGTTTACTTTAACcgataaatcaaataaataaaactaaaaatccgctaaaaaaaaaaaaaaaaacagagagcaaacaaagagaagaaaacaaaatagTATGGTAGCATGAAATAGAACGCCATAAGATTAAGGGGAGTTATCTACGGCACACCTAAACAGGGTTAAAAACCAAAGAAGGTTCCCCATAAAATTAAACCAATCATTtttgttacaaaaaatatatatatattcatttttattttatttttttccctCCCTAACTTAACTTTTCTTTTTAAGTACTGTTTCGTCGTTTAATGTATGTGTGAAGGTTATAAACTAGAAAGATGTCATTGTTGTGaagttttcatttttatttattcatttttaccGAAGGAACTGCTGGTTTGCTGGGCCTCCCACGTGATAATTTTTGTAACACAAGTAACAGTGTTTGGACCATCGTTCTAAGTAGTCAATGCTTTTGCTTTAGTTTCCCTTGTTCAGTTCAGCCTAGCATTACTGTTCAACTGCTTCCCTAGTCGCTTTCCTATCAGACACTCTTTTATAATCCTTACTCCTGATGCTCCTAGACATAGGACTTGACTTCGGATTTTAGGACTTAAAACACACATATATACTCTTTAACAAAACTTGGGTTGAGTTGTTCCCTCTTCAAAGAAAATCAGCCATGGATCTCACAAGTCCAAGATACTTTCATGCTCCTTCATCTACATTTTCTAGTGCCACTGGGGTAGGGGTagctttctcttcttcttcttcttcttcccacatttcctttccttttcttttgggTGTTTATTGTTGTCTTTGTTAATTAGTTCTGTTTTTTGAATGATTCAGGAACCGCCATTGGAGGCCAATGCAAGCTTTTATGGGAAAACCAAGAACAACCCTTTTGCAGAAACTTTCCCGGACCCACTTTGCAAGCTTAATCTTAAAGAGACCTCTGAGTTTGTCAAGTCCTTTCCCATGCCACATGGAGGCACGGAAAGCAACAGGGTTTTTCGTGAGAGTTCAACTCAGAGGAGAACGGAGGTAGGGGTCAACTCAGTGGTAACCCAGAGAAGATTTGAAGCTCCTCCTACTCCAGGGAGACCTGTTTTTAGTTTCAGTGCTGGAAACCTTTCTAGAAAAGGTTTTCCTTCGAAGTGGGATGATGCAGAAAAATGGCTCATAAGCAGCTCTTGTCATGAATCCCCTGCTCATACTATAAAGCCCTCTGAGTCTGTTAGAATAGCCAAGCCAAGTGACTCTAACTTTAAGCAACAAATGGAGGTCTTTGCTGATAAATCAAGGGTCACGGAAGAAAAGGTCTCAAAAAAACAATTCTCGAGCTTCCACTGCTCTGTTTCTTTAGATAATCATAACTCTGTCAGAGCTTTCGATGGGGTCTCATGTTCAACTGATAATGTCTTTCTAAAAGGTAATCTTCCATTTTTAAACTTTAAGTGGAATATTTACAACTTTTGCCTTTTCTTCTCTTGAATGTTTCCTTCCTTTTTGCGCCACTTTCATCTTTAGTTACAGTCTTTTCTCTATATCTTACTAAAAAGCTCAATAAAGCACTTGGCTTTTTTGTACTGTTTAATTTCCTTTGAAAGTCGAAACTAGAAAACGCAAATAGGTGCTAGTTTGTTTAAGATGACAAGCCAAACCAAAATCATTTCAACTATAGCATACGATCaacatgtttctttcaataaTTCAACAAAGAAAATTCTCTTAGAACAAGATAGTTTGTTTCTATGTCTGTCTATAGTTCTCTGAAATAAGAATCATCGGTATCTAGCTTAGCTATTGGTCAAGACAATGGAATTTTATCAGGTTTCTCATAGCCCAAATCATTTTTCTGAATTGGGGAAGGCATAATTTCAATTTCAGCTGATGATGGCACATGAATTACGTTTGTTTTGAACAAATTTCTTATCAAAATGGTTAATGCAGACAAGTTCACGAACGAGATAGAACCAGTATTGCCCAATTTCAGAACCTCAGAGTCAACCAAAGAAGGATTCCTATTCAAAAACTCAGCATGCGAAACCATGAAAGATGCAGGCACAGAAATGGTTCAACACAGAGATGTTGGGACCGAAATGACTCCCCTTGGCAGCTCAACGACTTCAAGGTGCCACACACCTTTCAAGATTTCATCCCCTGCGCGGCACAACACGCCAGCGAATAGGTCTGGACCATTGGGTTTGGAGCACTCTAACAGCATCAGCAGCACCATTGACATTGCCCAGTTGCAGGAGTGCCATTTAGCCAAGCTTCAACTTGGAACGCATTATGACTCGGTTACTTCCAATTGGAGTTCTAGGCaagaggaggaagaggagataTCAAAGAGCCTTAGGCATTTTGAGATTGACAATGTCAATTGCTGCCAGAAAAATGGTCCTGAATCCAGAGCTGTTGCCTGGGAAGAGGAAGAGAAAACAAAATGCTGCCTCAGGTAATAATTGGAGTCATTCTTTTGGTTTGTCATATTCAAGTACAGAGGACTTTATCCTGTGCTAACAGTTCTAATGTTTCAAGTCTCATTAGGTATCAGAGAGAAGAAGCAAAGATTCAAGCTTGGGTTAATCTCCAAAGTGCAAAAGCAGAAGCTCAATCAAGAAAGCTCGAGGtattttattttttctcattttcaagaCTTTTGCATTTTAGTAAGCAGCCTCTATATATTCCTTTTCTAGGCTTATTATACTGTTTATCAAGTATCTGAAGTTCCCTTCAAACCACTCTGCACTCTTGAGATGGTTGAATAAAGATTGCTGGTACAATTCATGGTACTAGTCACTAGATATGATCAGTCAgctgaaaaaaataattaaaaaaaaaagagtttgtaATTGTCCTATATCTTAAGCTAGAAATATTCGGTTCCACTAGAAAATTATTGCTGGCTAAATAGTTACTATATTGTGTATGTAGATACAAAAAGCACTCAATGCACTTTTTAAAGGTGATTTTTAAGTCTCCCTAGCTATCATGCTAAGCCAAAAAGATGGTCAACAAAACTGATTTCTACTTTGTTGACCGTTTTATAACTATTGAGGGTGGCTTGGTTTATCATCAGGCGTATTATTAAGTTTTTGACATACTCATTCTCGAGCCACCCGCCGTTGTTCGGACCCCATTGtccttttttattattatctttttgcTGAGTGGTCCCTCCCTTCTGATAAGAGTTCattcaatacatatataattttCAACTTTTTCCCATACATCCTCGAGGAATATTATCAGGGCTAGAAAGTCATCGTTTTAGCATTAATTATATtccaaaaaatttatatatctgCATGCCCCCATGTGAGGATACTAGCATTTAGAAGCTTTCGTGGGGAATTGGAAACTTGTTTTAGCTGGAACTCTCCACCTGTCTTGGGTCTATGTTCCTGTGAATAAATTTAAACACGAACACATTCATTTTCCATGTTCTTTAATAATATATTCACAGATGAACAGTTCCATCTTTCAGTCATAGTAATCACCTAATAGTTTATATACATTGATATGTATTTAATAGTGCCTGATGCTAAATACGCAATTTCGTCGTTTGTTCAGGTGAAGATACAAAAAATGAGATCAAACTTGGAGGAGAAGTTGATGAAGAGGATGGCCGTTGTTCATAGGAAAGCTGAGGAGTGGAGAGAAGCGGCCCGGCAGCAGCACTCGGATCAAATTGAGAAGGCGACAGTACATGCACAGAAGACGGTGATTCGCAATAACTCTCACTTCTCTACTGCCACCTCTTGCGGCTGCTTTCCATGCAATAATCACTTTCGCTAGtgaaaacaataataaagcaaTGTATAAGATGAGAGCCACATCCTTGTGTTCAACCCCCCAAACCAAAAAAGGGGAAGAGAAAAAAAATCCCTGCCAACCATTTGTATATCTCTTTTGCATTGATAAATGGGAAAAACTAAAATAACTatagtttttttctttcttcgaaTGGTTGGTTGGTTGTTGTTCACAAGGCTAGCTTGCTAGAGTAGAGTGCGGCATAGGTCTTGATTTTTGACAACTTCATGCTTCATTGTACAGATTGAATATAAGTTtctttttcatttattataatgAGGAAAATGATTAATCTCTACTAAAACGTAAAATGATTAATCGCAGACACCGACCCCAAAAAACTGGAAAAGCAAAGAAATGTTTTTCTCTTTTCTCACTCCTTCCTCTTAATAGGATCATTCCATAATTCAACAAAATCCAATATAATTAACATTACTTGTACACAAGAAAACATGAGTCGAAGAATGTATAGTTCCTTCACACTTCGTGCACAAAACGATGTTGGTATCTGACGCGTCAGGAAGAAAGGAACGGCCAATACGGTAGAAAACAAAGTTCATCACATGAAtggcctaagccttattaggagaATTCAGCAAAATGAAGATCTGTAATTAGAGACCATCGGATCCTTCTGTAATTTTGAACTGTACAAGATAGCTAGCAAAACGAGGCATTCTCAGCCAAGAAACTCGTCCATGAATCCTTTCTGGAAAGGCTGT
This genomic interval from Humulus lupulus chromosome 8, drHumLupu1.1, whole genome shotgun sequence contains the following:
- the LOC133794630 gene encoding uncharacterized protein LOC133794630 isoform X1; this translates as MDLTSPRYFHAPSSTFSSATGEPPLEANASFYGKTKNNPFAETFPDPLCKLNLKETSEFVKSFPMPHGGTESNRVFRESSTQRRTEVGVNSVVTQRRFEAPPTPGRPVFSFSAGNLSRKGFPSKWDDAEKWLISSSCHESPAHTIKPSESVRIAKPSDSNFKQQMEVFADKSRVTEEKVSKKQFSSFHCSVSLDNHNSVRAFDGVSCSTDNVFLKDKFTNEIEPVLPNFRTSESTKEGFLFKNSACETMKDAGTEMVQHRDVGTEMTPLGSSTTSRCHTPFKISSPARHNTPANRSGPLGLEHSNSISSTIDIAQLQECHLAKLQLGTHYDSVTSNWSSRQEEEEEISKSLRHFEIDNVNCCQKNGPESRAVAWEEEEKTKCCLSLIRYQREEAKIQAWVNLQSAKAEAQSRKLEVKIQKMRSNLEEKLMKRMAVVHRKAEEWREAARQQHSDQIEKATVHAQKTVIRNNSHFSTATSCGCFPCNNHFR
- the LOC133794630 gene encoding uncharacterized protein LOC133794630 isoform X2, translated to MDLTSPRYFHAPSSTFSSATGEPPLEANASFYGKTKNNPFAETFPDPLCKLNLKETSEFVKSFPMPHGGTESNRVFRESSTQRRTEVGVNSVVTQRRFEAPPTPGRPVFSFSAGNLSRKGFPSKWDDAEKWLISSSCHESPAHTIKPSESVRIAKPSDSNFKQQMEVFADKSRVTEEKVSKKQFSSFHCSVSLDNHNSVRAFDGVSCSTDNVFLKDKFTNEIEPVLPNFRTSESTKEGFLFKNSACETMKDAGTEMVQHRDVGTEMTPLGSSTTSRCHTPFKISSPARHNTPANRSGPLGLEHSNSISSTIDIAQLQECHLAKLQLGTHYDSVTSNWSSRQEEEEEISKSLRHFEIDNVNCCQKNGPESRAVAWEEEEKTKCCLRYQREEAKIQAWVNLQSAKAEAQSRKLEVKIQKMRSNLEEKLMKRMAVVHRKAEEWREAARQQHSDQIEKATVHAQKTVIRNNSHFSTATSCGCFPCNNHFR